A single Bacillus marinisedimentorum DNA region contains:
- the spoIID gene encoding stage II sporulation protein D, giving the protein MHNIKPVLWVAAILTALVLLIPTLLVVPFSGKEKADVPEKEAAPRTETKGEIVQDSPVDIPVYRSTAKKVENVPIEEYVNGVVAAEMPSEFEMEALKAQALTARTYIYKQLMSEGKVSVPEGAAVTDTVMHQVYKSPDELQKAWGSDFEKKMEKIKQAVKSTEGQILTYEGQPITASFFSTSNGFTENSEDYWANPFPYLRSVPSPWDKNSPKYISEQAMTVSEFESKLGVNLPPGSVGTIIGRTEGQRVAAVEINGKKFNGRDIRNKLNLKSTDFTWKRKDDTIVITTRGYGHGVGMSQYGANGMAGEGKSYEDIVKHYYKGVSITKAEPFVEKLTAKK; this is encoded by the coding sequence ATGCATAATATTAAACCGGTGTTATGGGTTGCGGCAATTTTAACGGCACTTGTACTATTGATTCCTACACTTCTCGTGGTTCCTTTTTCGGGTAAAGAAAAGGCTGATGTACCGGAAAAGGAAGCTGCTCCCCGCACTGAAACGAAAGGGGAAATTGTCCAGGACTCACCTGTCGACATTCCGGTATATCGGAGTACGGCAAAGAAAGTAGAAAATGTGCCGATTGAGGAATATGTAAATGGTGTTGTGGCAGCAGAAATGCCTTCAGAATTTGAAATGGAAGCTTTGAAAGCACAGGCGCTCACGGCAAGAACATATATTTACAAGCAACTGATGAGTGAAGGGAAAGTCAGTGTTCCGGAGGGTGCAGCCGTGACGGATACTGTCATGCACCAGGTATACAAAAGTCCGGACGAATTGCAAAAAGCATGGGGAAGCGACTTTGAAAAGAAAATGGAGAAAATCAAACAGGCAGTCAAGTCGACAGAAGGCCAAATTTTGACATACGAGGGCCAGCCGATCACCGCTTCTTTTTTCTCCACAAGCAACGGCTTCACCGAGAATTCTGAAGATTACTGGGCCAATCCGTTTCCGTACTTACGCAGTGTTCCAAGCCCGTGGGACAAAAATTCGCCTAAATATATAAGTGAGCAGGCCATGACGGTTTCCGAGTTTGAAAGCAAGCTGGGTGTCAATCTCCCGCCAGGATCTGTCGGCACGATCATCGGCCGCACGGAAGGACAGCGCGTAGCAGCGGTTGAAATCAATGGCAAAAAGTTCAACGGCCGCGACATCCGCAACAAACTTAACCTGAAATCGACAGACTTCACCTGGAAACGGAAAGACGACACGATCGTCATCACGACAAGAGGATATGGCCACGGCGTCGGAATGAGCCAGTATGGTGCAAACGGCATGGCCGGAGAAGGAAAATCATATGAAGACATTGTCAAACATTATTACAAAGGCGTATCCATAACAAAAGCTGAACCGTTCGTTGAGAAACTGACGGCGAAAAAATAA
- a CDS encoding ABC transporter permease: MGAFLLRRLGLMFVILFLVSIIIFSLVHITPGDPAVIMLGQEATPEALEALRNKLGLNDPLYIQYWSWISGVVVGDFGYSLKDNTPVLSIIAQKIPVTVQLTILSFIIALLIAIPAGVISATKKGTFWDYLGTTFALSGVSIPPFFLGILLIFIFAISFGLLPPSGYVAPWVDFKKSIMLMILPALTVGVRLSAEITRMLRSSMLEVLQADYIRTAYAKGLMGKTVIIGHALRNSLIPVVTVSGLQLATFLGGAVITETIFAVPGLGRLVIDAILTRDFPVVQGAVMFMAVAVIVVNFVVDVLYSVLDPRIKLTGGKAA, from the coding sequence ATGGGGGCATTTTTACTAAGAAGGCTTGGCTTAATGTTTGTCATCTTATTTCTTGTCAGTATCATCATCTTTTCGCTTGTCCATATCACACCGGGGGATCCGGCGGTCATCATGCTCGGCCAGGAAGCTACCCCTGAAGCGCTTGAAGCCCTTCGCAATAAATTGGGCTTGAACGATCCGCTTTACATTCAGTACTGGAGCTGGATTTCGGGCGTAGTCGTCGGGGATTTCGGGTATTCGCTCAAAGATAACACCCCGGTCTTATCGATCATCGCGCAAAAAATCCCGGTGACGGTCCAGCTGACGATTCTTTCCTTTATTATCGCACTATTGATTGCGATTCCAGCTGGTGTTATATCAGCTACCAAAAAAGGAACGTTCTGGGACTATCTTGGCACGACATTCGCCCTTTCAGGCGTATCAATCCCGCCGTTCTTTCTCGGGATTTTGCTCATTTTCATCTTTGCCATAAGCTTCGGCCTGCTGCCGCCTTCCGGCTATGTGGCGCCGTGGGTCGATTTCAAGAAAAGCATCATGCTGATGATTTTGCCGGCCCTGACCGTCGGTGTCAGGCTGTCGGCTGAAATTACGAGGATGCTGCGCTCGAGCATGCTTGAAGTATTGCAGGCTGACTATATCCGCACAGCATATGCAAAAGGCTTGATGGGCAAAACGGTCATCATCGGCCACGCCCTTAGAAACAGCTTGATTCCAGTCGTAACAGTGAGCGGACTGCAGCTTGCGACTTTCCTTGGCGGCGCTGTCATCACCGAAACGATTTTTGCAGTGCCGGGTCTTGGCAGGCTCGTCATTGACGCGATTTTGACGCGGGACTTCCCGGTCGTGCAAGGGGCCGTCATGTTCATGGCAGTCGCGGTTATTGTCGTTAACTTCGTCGTCGACGTGTTATATTCCGTGCTTGATCCGCGCATCAAGCTGACAGGAGGGAAGGCGGCATGA
- the nuoN gene encoding NADH-quinone oxidoreductase subunit NuoN: MDLETLLSYEWGIMAPEFIILGVATLLSLIDLFMGKNQSRKILAWIGIAGIIAAIGFVIAQLDTPVTQILADTYRLDSFSKVFKLILLAGAGLVLVMSLNYDPEDSREFRGEYIYLILTGLLGAMMMASSADLITLFVGLELLSISSYILAGIRRKRHHSNEAAMKYVINGGISTAIFMFGISYVFGLTGTTNLYVIGQTLQSLADADQLYLMGIAFFMVFVGLSFKIASAPFHMWAPDVYQGSPTPITAFLSVVSKTAGFVILMRIVILVFLFTPATTMNSSLLLSVQAYIAVLAAITMIVGNTVALRQKNVKRLFAYSSIAHAGYLLVAFTAFSPALLFSNMWFYLVAYLLMNLGAFAIIQTVTERSGTEDISGFAGLYRRSPVTAILMGILLLSLAGIPGTAGFMAKFNIFLGALSSQPAQYVLAGIMIATTVVSYFYYFGLMAQMFMRPARDYSKVKMPAGVLAVVVVTVAGTLLFGVLPGVALDFFHNNFNFLEFFGQA, translated from the coding sequence ATGGATTTAGAGACTTTATTAAGCTATGAATGGGGAATCATGGCGCCGGAATTCATCATTCTCGGCGTCGCAACTCTCCTGTCACTTATCGATTTGTTCATGGGAAAAAACCAGAGCCGGAAAATCCTGGCCTGGATCGGCATTGCGGGAATCATTGCGGCAATCGGCTTTGTCATTGCCCAGCTTGATACGCCGGTGACGCAAATCCTTGCCGATACGTATCGTCTCGATTCGTTTTCAAAAGTGTTCAAGCTGATTTTGCTTGCCGGAGCTGGGTTGGTGCTGGTGATGTCGCTCAACTATGACCCGGAAGACAGCCGGGAATTCCGCGGCGAATACATCTACTTGATTCTGACCGGTCTTCTTGGCGCGATGATGATGGCATCAAGTGCGGATTTGATCACGCTGTTTGTCGGCCTTGAATTGTTGTCCATTTCGTCTTACATTCTGGCCGGCATCCGCAGAAAACGGCATCATTCAAATGAAGCGGCGATGAAATACGTCATCAACGGCGGCATTTCAACAGCCATCTTCATGTTCGGGATAAGCTATGTATTCGGCCTCACCGGCACAACGAACTTGTATGTAATCGGCCAGACGCTGCAGAGCCTTGCTGATGCTGACCAATTGTACCTGATGGGCATCGCCTTTTTCATGGTATTTGTCGGACTCAGTTTTAAAATTGCATCCGCACCGTTTCACATGTGGGCACCGGATGTATACCAGGGCTCGCCGACTCCGATTACGGCTTTCCTGAGTGTCGTTTCCAAGACAGCCGGATTCGTAATCCTGATGAGAATCGTCATTCTCGTCTTCCTGTTCACACCGGCGACAACGATGAACAGCTCACTGCTTCTATCCGTCCAGGCTTATATCGCAGTGCTTGCTGCCATTACGATGATTGTTGGAAACACTGTTGCACTGAGGCAGAAAAACGTCAAGCGGCTGTTCGCGTACTCAAGCATCGCGCATGCCGGATACTTGCTCGTAGCCTTCACCGCGTTTTCACCGGCACTGCTGTTCAGCAACATGTGGTTTTACCTGGTTGCATACTTGCTGATGAACCTTGGGGCATTTGCGATCATCCAGACCGTGACAGAGCGGTCCGGAACAGAGGACATCAGCGGCTTTGCCGGTTTATATCGCAGGTCGCCTGTTACAGCAATCTTGATGGGGATTCTTCTGCTGTCCCTTGCAGGCATCCCGGGAACAGCCGGATTCATGGCGAAGTTCAACATCTTCCTTGGCGCGCTGTCTTCCCAGCCGGCACAGTACGTGCTGGCAGGCATCATGATCGCGACGACAGTCGTCTCGTATTTTTACTATTTCGGCTTGATGGCGCAAATGTTCATGCGTCCTGCCCGTGACTACAGCAAAGTGAAAATGCCGGCCGGCGTTCTTGCGGTTGTTGTCGTCACAGTCGCAGGAACACTGCTGTTCGGCGTCCTGCCGGGAGTTGCACTCGACTTTTTCCATAACAATTTCAACTTCCTGGAGTTCTTCGGCCAGGCGTAA
- a CDS encoding Lrp/AsnC family transcriptional regulator, whose product MKIDDTDRKILNLLSENGRMSYVDIGKELNLSRVSVRERVNQLARGGIIEKFSVVIDSEKVGKKVSAFFEVDCEPCALVTVAENLASNPNVASCYQMTGPSTLHMHVLVDDFMSLENFVNNELYALDGITRVESHILLRRFKSRSGLKL is encoded by the coding sequence ATGAAGATCGATGATACAGACAGAAAAATATTGAATCTGCTGAGTGAAAACGGCCGGATGTCGTATGTGGACATCGGGAAGGAACTCAACCTGTCGCGCGTATCGGTGCGCGAACGGGTGAATCAGCTGGCGCGGGGCGGCATCATTGAAAAGTTCAGTGTTGTGATCGATTCCGAAAAGGTCGGGAAGAAGGTCTCCGCTTTTTTTGAAGTCGACTGCGAACCGTGTGCACTTGTAACGGTAGCGGAAAATCTAGCGAGCAATCCGAATGTGGCAAGCTGTTACCAGATGACAGGGCCCAGCACCCTCCATATGCACGTCCTTGTCGATGATTTTATGTCGCTCGAGAACTTTGTGAATAATGAACTGTATGCGCTAGATGGAATCACAAGAGTGGAAAGCCATATCCTGCTCAGGCGCTTCAAAAGCCGGTCCGGGTTGAAACTATAG
- a CDS encoding YwmB family TATA-box binding protein produces the protein MEKIVLSVLVLFNVYFASVNGKGLIDEHQALESIPEMVDAVRENGHTLEEWSIYTRETIDGIRSFQDFEEELNRFKTATGFKNWQLERTADGWKAFGASTDAAKVNERITFIQSTPLNGKPHAYVIYEASGKYWKEYEWQNNWSTRIMSNIDNIFLETSTIFSCVRARTSGMMESVLYNHANKLLDEFEAKEIERLDEEHFVSVSAYTQEWEQVIPAKEGSMNLQVAIRTLPDENTTEVVIGTPIITSEY, from the coding sequence ATGGAAAAAATCGTGTTGAGCGTTCTTGTTCTTTTCAATGTTTACTTTGCTTCAGTTAATGGGAAGGGTCTAATAGATGAACATCAAGCGCTTGAATCGATACCCGAGATGGTCGATGCGGTAAGAGAGAATGGGCATACCCTTGAGGAATGGTCCATATACACCCGCGAAACGATCGACGGTATCCGCTCATTTCAGGACTTCGAGGAAGAGTTGAATCGCTTCAAAACCGCTACCGGCTTCAAGAACTGGCAACTTGAGAGAACGGCAGACGGCTGGAAGGCTTTCGGAGCTTCAACAGACGCCGCAAAAGTCAATGAGCGCATCACATTTATACAGTCAACCCCCCTAAACGGAAAGCCGCATGCGTATGTTATTTACGAAGCAAGCGGGAAATACTGGAAAGAATATGAATGGCAAAACAACTGGTCAACGAGAATCATGTCAAATATCGACAACATATTTCTAGAAACTTCCACAATTTTCTCTTGTGTTAGAGCTCGCACAAGTGGTATGATGGAAAGTGTTTTGTACAACCATGCAAACAAATTACTTGACGAATTTGAAGCAAAAGAAATCGAGCGTCTGGATGAAGAGCATTTCGTATCGGTTTCCGCATATACGCAAGAGTGGGAACAGGTCATTCCAGCTAAAGAAGGCTCGATGAATTTGCAGGTCGCAATAAGAACTTTACCAGATGAAAACACGACTGAAGTTGTAATTGGAACACCAATCATTACTTCTGAATATTAA
- a CDS encoding complex I subunit 4 family protein, which produces MIDSYLLSLLIFSPLAGVIALAFVPATQEKTLKLVGFLGTLLPLILSLVAYSMFDFNAKISQFIESYKWISFGDPAIMNGSSFDINYELGVNGLSLVLILLTTIVASLAAVASIHIKREWKGYFMLFLLLEIGMLGVFAAENLLLFFVFFEVTLIPMFFLIGKWGYSEKERAAYSFLIYNGIGSAIMLIVFAALFVRTGTLNIDELGQVVGMLSPEFRYGALIALLFAFGIKLPIVPLHSWMLRVHVEAPPSIVMIHSGILLKIGAYGLIRFGLGLFPAEFADIAPVLAVLGVINLLYGAFLAFIQEDFKMVLAYSSISHMGIVLIGLAALNEAGIQGAIFQVISHGLISALLFFLVSVFYERVGTTSIVHLGGLAKAMPLAAGFLLAGAMASLGLPGMSGFVSEFMAFLGLFDVMPELAAVGAIGIILTAAYLLRAVLSISFGAMRPQFERAYDIRPIEMVPVLVLLGFIILIGVYPNILVNSLQLTLETIMVGIGG; this is translated from the coding sequence ATGATTGATTCATACTTGCTTTCGTTATTGATATTCTCCCCGCTGGCAGGCGTCATCGCCCTGGCGTTCGTCCCGGCCACCCAGGAAAAGACGCTGAAACTTGTCGGCTTCCTTGGGACATTGCTGCCGCTGATATTATCACTGGTCGCTTACAGCATGTTTGATTTCAATGCAAAGATCAGTCAGTTCATAGAATCCTACAAATGGATCTCATTCGGGGATCCGGCGATCATGAACGGCAGTTCCTTTGACATCAACTATGAGCTGGGCGTAAATGGCCTGTCACTCGTACTTATTTTGCTTACAACCATTGTCGCAAGCCTGGCAGCGGTTGCTTCCATTCACATCAAACGCGAATGGAAAGGGTATTTCATGCTGTTCTTGCTGCTTGAAATCGGCATGCTCGGCGTATTTGCCGCCGAAAACCTGCTGCTGTTCTTCGTCTTCTTTGAAGTCACCCTCATTCCGATGTTCTTCCTGATCGGAAAATGGGGCTACTCAGAAAAAGAGCGGGCTGCATACAGCTTCTTGATCTACAACGGCATCGGTTCCGCCATCATGCTCATTGTCTTTGCCGCCCTGTTTGTAAGAACGGGTACGTTGAACATCGATGAGCTTGGCCAGGTGGTCGGCATGCTGTCGCCTGAGTTCAGGTATGGTGCACTCATTGCACTCCTGTTCGCATTCGGCATCAAGCTTCCGATCGTGCCGCTGCACAGCTGGATGCTGCGCGTCCACGTCGAAGCGCCGCCATCCATCGTTATGATCCACTCCGGAATCTTGCTGAAAATCGGGGCTTACGGCTTGATTCGCTTCGGTCTCGGACTGTTTCCGGCCGAGTTTGCGGATATTGCGCCGGTTCTGGCAGTGCTCGGTGTCATCAACTTGCTTTACGGTGCGTTCCTGGCATTCATCCAGGAAGATTTCAAAATGGTGCTTGCTTACTCATCTATTTCCCACATGGGCATCGTATTAATCGGCCTTGCCGCATTGAATGAGGCAGGAATTCAGGGAGCAATTTTCCAGGTGATTTCACACGGATTGATTTCAGCACTCCTGTTCTTCCTTGTTTCGGTTTTTTACGAGCGGGTCGGCACAACATCGATCGTCCATCTTGGCGGACTTGCAAAAGCGATGCCGCTCGCAGCAGGGTTCTTGCTCGCAGGTGCGATGGCTTCCCTCGGCTTGCCGGGGATGAGCGGATTTGTCAGTGAGTTCATGGCCTTTCTCGGCCTGTTCGATGTCATGCCGGAACTTGCAGCAGTCGGTGCAATCGGCATCATCCTGACAGCCGCCTATCTGCTGCGCGCTGTGTTGAGTATTTCATTCGGGGCGATGCGCCCTCAATTCGAACGGGCATACGATATCCGCCCGATTGAAATGGTTCCCGTACTCGTCCTGCTGGGATTCATTATCCTGATCGGCGTCTATCCGAATATACTTGTCAATTCACTGCAGCTGACGCTTGAAACCATCATGGTAGGGATAGGGGGGTAA
- a CDS encoding M23 family metallopeptidase produces the protein MREEEKQFSQKSKWQQLLRKKWFYPAVYIASAAIILTAVLWYQGASNQEVQPEAPGQTESDGVAYYKNEDVVPVNLSEETVKMPVLEEEKVKITKQFYDAAAPQEEQENALVFYNNTYRQSTGIDIAAESGEAFDVVAAISGTVVKVENDSLLGNVVEVEHEDGVTTHYQSLEDVAVETGAFVSQGELIGKAGRNVYNKEAGIHAHFEVRKDGEPVNPEDVFNKPLSAVLDEMKQEQEEKKASEEPGEAADAEETPAAEEDSQEDGASDESEQAPEDGSGDEEDGGSESEDGDKSEETPGASVGMARA, from the coding sequence ATGAGAGAGGAAGAAAAACAATTTTCTCAAAAATCCAAATGGCAACAGCTTCTACGCAAGAAATGGTTTTACCCGGCTGTTTACATCGCAAGTGCTGCGATCATTTTAACAGCGGTTCTCTGGTACCAGGGTGCCAGTAACCAGGAAGTCCAGCCGGAAGCACCGGGCCAAACAGAGTCCGATGGTGTTGCATATTACAAGAATGAAGATGTTGTTCCAGTCAATTTGTCTGAAGAAACTGTCAAGATGCCTGTTTTAGAAGAGGAAAAAGTCAAAATCACAAAACAATTCTATGATGCGGCTGCCCCTCAAGAAGAGCAGGAAAACGCCCTAGTATTCTACAATAATACGTACAGGCAGAGCACAGGGATTGACATTGCAGCTGAAAGCGGCGAAGCATTTGATGTTGTAGCGGCAATCAGTGGAACTGTCGTAAAGGTTGAAAATGATTCACTGCTTGGAAATGTTGTGGAAGTTGAGCATGAAGACGGTGTGACGACCCATTACCAGAGCCTTGAGGATGTAGCTGTTGAAACAGGTGCCTTCGTTTCCCAGGGCGAGCTGATCGGTAAGGCCGGCCGCAATGTGTATAACAAAGAAGCCGGTATTCACGCACACTTTGAAGTCCGTAAAGACGGCGAACCGGTAAATCCGGAAGATGTGTTCAATAAACCGTTGTCTGCTGTACTTGACGAAATGAAGCAAGAACAGGAAGAAAAGAAAGCGTCTGAAGAGCCTGGTGAAGCGGCAGATGCTGAAGAAACACCAGCTGCTGAAGAAGATAGCCAGGAAGACGGAGCATCTGATGAGTCTGAACAGGCTCCTGAAGATGGAAGCGGTGACGAAGAAGACGGCGGCTCCGAAAGTGAAGATGGAGACAAGTCTGAAGAAACACCTGGAGCATCCGTCGGAATGGCAAGAGCTTAA
- a CDS encoding ABC transporter substrate-binding protein yields the protein MRKAGWFGTIGFLLVFLFVATGCSGEQAATEKESGEEPVTAGAKADKTTLVAGLDDDPPQLDPHFSTAAVDRQVYHSIYDKLVDVDDQLNFVPQLAEKWDISEDGKTYTLHLQKGVTFHDGTPFNAEAVKFNFDRMMDPDAGSSRTSELSPVESVTAVDEHTVEIKLKEAFSPFLAVLSDRAGMMVSPTAVEEKGEDFKNSPVGTGPFKFVERVKQDKIVVEKNADYWGGEPNFEKIIYRPYSDENVRVTNLVSGDVDIINKVPPKDVEKLEKDPNITLSEKGALGFQGLYLNNKSEPFSNQKLRNALDLVIDREAIVKVALRDTAVTSGGPIAPGTWAFDESIKPKDRDIEQAKKLMAEAGHPDGFSFTLKITAKPVEEQLAQMIQSMAGEAGIKVEVEKVEFGTMLDQMDNFEFDAVRLGWSGRTDPDGNIHALYHSTGYINYGYSNPEMDKLLEDARTETDQEKRKELYTKAQQLGQEESPFIFIYHEKDYKGFKNYLQGYPHIPDTMMRFHEVSFK from the coding sequence ATGAGAAAAGCAGGATGGTTTGGGACAATCGGATTTCTGCTCGTATTCCTGTTTGTGGCAACCGGGTGTTCCGGGGAGCAGGCAGCGACAGAAAAGGAAAGCGGTGAAGAACCGGTAACGGCAGGGGCCAAAGCGGATAAGACGACACTTGTCGCCGGCCTTGATGATGACCCGCCGCAGCTTGACCCGCATTTTTCAACAGCCGCAGTTGACCGCCAGGTGTATCACAGCATCTATGACAAACTGGTCGATGTTGATGACCAATTGAACTTTGTGCCGCAACTTGCTGAGAAGTGGGACATATCGGAAGACGGCAAAACGTATACACTTCATCTCCAAAAGGGAGTTACATTCCATGACGGAACACCATTCAACGCCGAAGCGGTCAAATTCAACTTTGACCGGATGATGGATCCCGATGCAGGATCAAGCCGGACATCCGAGCTGAGCCCGGTCGAATCCGTAACGGCAGTTGATGAGCATACCGTTGAAATAAAACTGAAGGAAGCATTCAGCCCATTCCTCGCCGTATTGAGCGACAGGGCCGGAATGATGGTCTCTCCTACAGCTGTCGAAGAAAAAGGGGAGGACTTCAAAAACTCACCGGTTGGAACAGGTCCTTTCAAATTCGTTGAACGTGTCAAACAGGATAAAATCGTCGTTGAAAAGAACGCCGACTACTGGGGCGGCGAACCGAATTTCGAAAAAATCATTTACCGCCCGTACAGTGATGAAAACGTCCGCGTAACAAACCTGGTTTCAGGTGACGTGGACATCATCAACAAAGTTCCGCCGAAAGATGTTGAGAAACTTGAAAAGGATCCGAACATCACCCTTTCCGAAAAAGGCGCTCTCGGTTTCCAGGGACTTTACTTGAATAACAAGAGCGAACCATTCAGCAACCAGAAACTGCGTAATGCGCTTGACCTTGTCATTGACCGCGAAGCGATTGTAAAAGTTGCCCTTCGCGACACAGCCGTCACATCAGGCGGGCCGATCGCACCTGGCACATGGGCATTTGACGAGTCCATCAAGCCGAAGGACCGCGACATCGAACAGGCGAAGAAGCTTATGGCTGAAGCGGGCCATCCGGACGGATTCTCCTTCACGCTGAAAATCACAGCCAAGCCGGTTGAAGAGCAGCTGGCCCAGATGATCCAGTCAATGGCTGGAGAGGCCGGCATCAAAGTTGAGGTTGAAAAAGTCGAGTTCGGCACAATGCTCGACCAGATGGATAACTTCGAATTTGACGCTGTCCGCCTCGGCTGGAGCGGACGCACCGATCCGGACGGCAACATTCATGCACTGTATCACAGCACAGGCTACATCAACTACGGTTACAGCAACCCTGAGATGGATAAGCTCCTGGAAGATGCCCGTACAGAGACTGACCAGGAAAAGCGGAAAGAGCTTTATACGAAAGCGCAGCAGCTTGGACAGGAAGAGTCACCGTTCATCTTCATCTACCATGAAAAAGACTACAAAGGGTTTAAGAACTATTTGCAAGGTTACCCGCACATCCCGGATACGATGATGCGATTCCACGAAGTATCATTTAAATGA
- a CDS encoding DUF1146 family protein yields MMQQFGQFSAIGLVSHIVFLTITWYALQALRIDVLIRPGKEMQAKVLLILLTIAIGSLVSNFFLDYLQWSQNLRFMFG; encoded by the coding sequence ATGATGCAACAGTTCGGTCAATTTTCCGCAATCGGCTTGGTTTCACACATCGTATTTCTTACCATTACCTGGTATGCGCTGCAGGCGCTTCGGATTGATGTACTGATCAGGCCGGGAAAGGAAATGCAGGCGAAGGTGCTGTTAATTTTGCTCACGATCGCCATCGGATCACTGGTAAGCAATTTTTTCCTTGATTACTTGCAGTGGTCACAAAACCTGCGTTTCATGTTCGGTTGA
- the murA gene encoding UDP-N-acetylglucosamine 1-carboxyvinyltransferase — translation MEKIIVRGGKRLQGSVPIEGAKNAVLPVIAATILARRGRSTITNVPTLADVYTINEVLRYMNADVHFENNKVIVNATRSLKTEAPFEYVRKMRASVLVMGPLLARSGHARIALPGGCAIGSRPIDQHLKGFEAMGAEVKVGNGFIEAHVPNNQLKGAKIYLDFPSVGATENIMMAAVLAKGTTVIDNVAKEPEIVDLANFLNAMGAKVVGAGTGTIRIEGVDSLEGVEHSIIPDRIEAGTFMVAAAITGGDVFLENVVPEHCSALMAKMEEMGVTFEEQGSGLRVIGPEKLKPVDLKTMPHPGFPTDMQSQMMALLMKAGGTSVITETVFENRFMHVEEFRRMNGNIKIEGRSAIVSGPVELQGAEVAATDLRAGAALVLAGLVAEGHTRVTELKHIDRGYVNFTNKLAALGADIFRVNEADEVIEGKNAEKNTDDDSNVINIRPNLA, via the coding sequence TTGGAAAAAATCATCGTCCGCGGCGGAAAGCGGCTGCAAGGCTCAGTACCGATTGAAGGAGCCAAAAATGCAGTTCTGCCTGTTATTGCCGCAACAATTTTAGCTAGAAGAGGAAGAAGCACAATTACTAACGTGCCCACTCTTGCTGATGTATATACGATCAATGAAGTGCTGCGCTATATGAATGCAGATGTACACTTTGAAAACAATAAAGTCATCGTAAATGCGACACGGTCTTTAAAAACGGAAGCCCCGTTTGAATATGTGAGAAAAATGCGCGCTTCTGTACTTGTGATGGGACCGCTTTTGGCCCGCTCAGGCCATGCCCGTATCGCATTGCCGGGCGGATGTGCCATTGGCTCACGCCCGATTGATCAGCATTTGAAAGGCTTCGAAGCCATGGGCGCCGAAGTGAAAGTCGGAAATGGATTCATTGAAGCACACGTGCCGAACAACCAACTGAAAGGCGCGAAAATTTATCTTGATTTCCCGAGTGTTGGTGCGACTGAAAACATCATGATGGCAGCTGTCCTGGCAAAAGGCACGACTGTCATTGACAACGTAGCAAAAGAACCTGAAATTGTTGACCTGGCGAACTTCCTAAATGCGATGGGAGCGAAAGTTGTAGGTGCCGGAACCGGCACAATCCGCATTGAAGGGGTCGATTCCCTTGAAGGCGTGGAGCACAGCATCATCCCTGACCGCATCGAAGCTGGCACGTTCATGGTCGCAGCAGCCATCACAGGCGGAGACGTATTCCTTGAAAACGTCGTGCCAGAGCATTGCAGCGCCCTTATGGCCAAAATGGAAGAAATGGGCGTCACCTTTGAAGAGCAGGGCAGCGGACTTCGCGTGATCGGGCCTGAAAAGCTGAAACCGGTCGACCTGAAGACAATGCCTCACCCTGGCTTCCCGACTGACATGCAGTCCCAGATGATGGCTTTGCTCATGAAAGCTGGAGGAACAAGCGTCATCACTGAAACCGTATTTGAAAACCGCTTCATGCACGTGGAAGAATTCCGCCGCATGAACGGAAACATCAAAATCGAAGGCCGTTCCGCCATCGTTAGTGGACCAGTTGAACTTCAAGGTGCTGAAGTCGCTGCAACCGACCTTCGTGCAGGTGCAGCGCTCGTACTAGCCGGGCTTGTCGCTGAAGGCCATACCCGCGTGACCGAACTGAAGCATATCGACCGCGGCTACGTGAACTTCACCAACAAACTTGCCGCTCTTGGCGCAGACATTTTCCGCGTCAATGAAGCAGATGAAGTGATCGAAGGCAAAAATGCGGAAAAGAACACAGACGACGATTCAAACGTAATTAATATCCGTCCGAATCTTGCTTAA